The Paenibacillus sp. 481 DNA window ACTTGGTAAGGTTCTTCGCGTTGCTTCGAATTAAACCACATACTCCACTGCTTGTGCGGGTCCCCGTCAATTCCTTTGAGTTTCAGTCTTGCGACCGTACTCCCCAGGCGGAATGCTTAATGTGTTAACTTCGGCACCAAGGGTATCGAAACCCCTAACACCTAGCATTCATCGTTTACGGCGTGGACTACCAGGGTATCTAATCCTGTTTGCTCCCCACGCTTTCGCGCCTCAGCGTCAGTTACAGCCCAGAAAGTCGCCTTCGCCACTGGTGTTCCTCCACATATCTACGCATTTCACCGCTACACGTGGAATTCCACTTTCCTCTTCTGTACTCAAGTCATGCAGTTTCCGGTGCGAACATGGGTTGAGCCCATGCCTTAGACACCAGACTTACATAACCGCCTGCGCGCGCTTTACGCCCAATAATTCCGGACAACGCTTGCCCCCTACGTATTACCGCGGCTGCTGGCACGTAGTTAGCCGGGGCTTTCTTCTCAGGTACCGTCATTCATGGAGCAGTTACTCTCCATGCTGTTCTTCCCTGGCAACAGAGCTTTACGATCCGAAAACCTTCATCACTCACGCGGCGTTGCTCCGTCAGACTTTCGTCCATTGCGGAAGATTCCCTACTGCTGCCTCCCGTAGGAGTCTGGGCCGTGTCTCAGTCCCAGTGTGGCCGATCACCCTCTCAGGTCGGCTACGCATCGTCGCCTTGGTGAGCCATTACCTCACCAACTAGCTAATGCGCCGCAGGTCCATCTGTAAGTGGCAGATTGCTCCGCCTTTCTCAACTCCCTCATGCGAAGGAATTGCCTATCCGGTATTAGCTACCGTTTCCGGTAGTTATCCCAGTCTTACAGGCAGGTTACCTACGTGTTACTCACCCGTCCGCCGCTAACCATCAGGAGTGCAAGCACTCCATCAAGTCCGCTCGACTTGCATGTATTAGGCACGCCGCCAGCGTTCGTCCTGAGCCAGGATCAAACTCTCCATAAAAGTGTTTGACTTGCTCATTTGTAATGCTGACGAAATTCACTAAGTGAATTTCTTATTTCAAACGATTCGCTCGTTGTTCAGTTTTCAAAGAACAATCTTCTTTATAAGACTTGAAAGTTTGACTTGCGTCTCACTTTCTTTATCTCACCGCCGTGTCAGCGGCGACTTAATTAATATATCATATCTTTCGAAGCGATGCAAGCTTTTTTTTCAAAAGTTTTTTTCGCTTCTTTTTTTCCTTTCGCTTAGCACCTCGTTGTTTCGAAGTGTTTCTCGCGACTGGATTTATAATATAGCATGGGCTACAACCTTTTGACAACAGGTAAAATATTACTAATGGTTTTCTGTTTGTTTTACCTTTTGACCGAATACTTAAGCTTCTATATTATTCTCTCTCTATTGTAGTCTCCTCATTAGAACACGGCCTGTTTACCCTAACCGTTGCGCCCCATCATCCTATCTTACTAATATAAAAGAAACCCAGCCTCCGTTAACGAAGCAGCCTCTCATAATGAGGGCGCTGTTCAATTAATAGGGCTGGGTTGTATGAGATTAGTTATTGCGATCGCGCATATGCGGGAAGAGCAATACGTCACGAATGGAAGCTGAATCTGTCAACAGCATAACAAGGCGGTCTACACCAATGCCGAGTCCACCTGTTGGCGGCATACCGTATTCCAACGCACGAATGAAGTCATCGTCCATTTCATGCGCCTCATCGTTACCATGCTCACGCTCAGTAAGTTGTGCTTCAAAGCGTTCGCGCTGATCGATAGGATCGTTAAGCTCCGTAAAGGCGTTAGCATGCTCACGCGCAACGATAAACAACTCGAAGCGATCCGTGAAGCGTGGATCCGTGTCGTTCTTCTTCGCAAGCGGTGAAATTTCAACCGGGTGACCTGTAATGAAGGTTGGTTGAATAAGTGTATGCTCAACAAACTCTTCGAAGAAAGCATTAAGGATGTGACCAAACGTGTGGTGTGGTTCCACTTTAACTTTATGCTCTTTTGCAAAGTTGTGAGCTTCTTCATTAGACATCTGTACAGAGAAGTCTACGCCTGTTACTTCTTTAACTGCATCTACCATAGATACACGGCGCCATTGTGGTGCCAAGTTAATGTCTTGTCCTTGATAGTTCACTGTTGTCGTACCGAGTACTTCTTGCGCGATATGTGCAACAAGATTCTCTGTAAGGTTCATAATGTCCTCGTAGTCGGCATACGCCTCATACAATTCAATCATTGTGAATTCAGGGTTGTGGCGTGTAGAAATACCTTCGTTACGATAAACGCGGCCGATTTCGTACACTTTTTCCAAACCACCGACAATCAAACGCTTCAAATGAAGTTCAATCGCAATACGCATGTACAATTGCATATCAAGCGCATTATGGTGCGTGATAAATGGACGTGCCGCTGCGCCGCCTGCAATGGAATGCAGTGTCGGTGTTTCGACTTCCAAGTATCCGAGCGAATCCAAATAACGGCGCATGGATTGAATGATACGCGAACG harbors:
- the lysS gene encoding lysine--tRNA ligase, with amino-acid sequence MTDVVNQDESQEIELSELLQIRRNKLDELRKLGIDPFGAKYERTHTAKAILDKYNELTKEDLEQQAIEVSIAGRIMAKRGMGKASFAHLQDLTGRIQIYTRQDTVPAVKYEAFDMLDLGDIIGVRGIVFKTKTGETSIKVLDLEVLSKSLYPLPEKYHGLKDVEMRYRQRYVDLIMNQDVQQTFIARSRIIQSMRRYLDSLGYLEVETPTLHSIAGGAAARPFITHHNALDMQLYMRIAIELHLKRLIVGGLEKVYEIGRVYRNEGISTRHNPEFTMIELYEAYADYEDIMNLTENLVAHIAQEVLGTTTVNYQGQDINLAPQWRRVSMVDAVKEVTGVDFSVQMSNEEAHNFAKEHKVKVEPHHTFGHILNAFFEEFVEHTLIQPTFITGHPVEISPLAKKNDTDPRFTDRFELFIVAREHANAFTELNDPIDQRERFEAQLTEREHGNDEAHEMDDDFIRALEYGMPPTGGLGIGVDRLVMLLTDSASIRDVLLFPHMRDRNN